In the genome of Terriglobales bacterium, the window TCTGAGAAGTCGCTGGAAGGTAAGGCCGGGGCGCAGGCTGACATCCAAGCTGCTGCGGCGCTCGTTGCGCAAGGAATCGACGCAAACTCGGATCTGCATGCTTCGGCCGATTACCGGCGGCATCTGGCGGTCGTCCACGCGGCGCGCGCGATCAGGACCGCGATTTCGCGAATCGCGTGAGGATCTCAGGCCACAGCCACAACATTTCCATTGAACCTCATATTATGCTCGCGCATGGCAACAAAGAACGGGTCTGAAGACCCGCCACTACAAAGACCCTTCGGGTGAACATGAAAATCTCAGGCTCTTATACTTTGCCCATGGCACCCGAGCACGCGTATCAAATCCTACAAGACCCGGCGATTCTCGCGCAGGCTATGCCCGGGTGTGAAAGCCTGGAAAAAATCGGCCCCGACGAATACCGCATGAAGATGAAAGTGCTTCTCGCCGCACTTTCGGGACAATTTGAAGGCAAAGTGTACATCACGGATCAGCAGCCGCCTTCGAGCTTTCGAATGATCGTCGAAGGCACCGGCCGCATCGGCTTCCTGAAAGGCGATGGATTGCTATACCTAACGGCACGCGACAGCGGCACCGATG includes:
- a CDS encoding carbon monoxide dehydrogenase subunit G; this translates as MKISGSYTLPMAPEHAYQILQDPAILAQAMPGCESLEKIGPDEYRMKMKVLLAALSGQFEGKVYITDQQPPSSFRMIVEGTGRIGFLKGDGLLYLTARDSGTDVSYEGDAQVGGTMAAVGQRLIDGTAKMMIKRFFDKLATLAQK